The DNA sequence TTTTGTTCTGATATTTTACAACCAAAGGAAGTATATTCAAAGACCAACCAAAATATGCAAAATCAAATACTCAAAATCTGTTTCAACACAAACAAAGACTGAAACTGTAAATTGAATGAAGTTATACATAGATAATTAAATCAGATCATGATGTACCATATATATAATCCAACTAAAATCATAGCTGCACTTGCATATAGCAGTCAACTTATGTTTCCATTTAAATTAATGACTGAAGTGGTAAATCTTGTACATATTGCAAATATTGTAATAAACTATGGAATTGGCCTATCATGTTATACACTTATAACTACTTAACCCGAATTGAATGTTATGCAATCTACTTTGACTGATTCAAGCAAAACTGAAATAAAATATGAATGATTATGCAGTTGTAGTACATGATAATTTCATACCATCCTTTCTCTTTGCCTCTTCTTTTCAGCCTTTACAGATATATCCAAAGGTACACCTTGAGTGATATCATGTTCTATCTTTTTCCTCCATACAAACCTGCCAATATGATAATGAACAAAGTAATAAGTATGAAAAAAAGGAGATATGATAGCATGCTTATGAAGAAAAGCTCCTTTCTTTCACATCCAAAGAGGCCTTCTAAAAGAATAAACCTCACTTGTTAATACTAGAACAAAGTAGAAGAGATTACGACCTACCAAGGGACCAGACTATATCTTTCTTAGAAATAAAGAACTGAGAAACACAAATCCAAGAAAAATGATTATACTCAAATATCCAAAAGGGTGATTATCTCAATTACCAATGCATACACCAAGCCTATATCAAATTTGATGAATGCACAAGCAACTGCTAATATAATTAAGACATGTCAATAGTCATGATAAACCTACTTATGTTACCTTTTTATTTTTACATGCTTCTTTCTATTCATAGAATCTTTTTCAACATGAAAATGCTGATGTGATAAACCTTCCATACGAGGGTTCAGAACATCAAAAGCCCTCCTCCGCAACCCTCTTCTAATCCCATGCCACCACCAACCAATCACAACTGTTACTATTCAAAAAAATTAAAGTGTAATTTTTTGTTTTCCTAAGTCTCCTCAATTTTTCTGATTACAATCCTCTTATAATCCCTTTTTGTGTGCTCTTTTTTGACGTATTCAATGTAAAACCTCCCCCCCAACACAAATAGAAAAATGCCTCTTTATTTTGTTTTCTTAGTACATAAATTCTTGTCCTAATGTGCTCTTCATCTTTTTATTTTCCTCAGTCCTCTGTCTTTTCGCATCTCCAATTACAAAACTCTCCCAGAAGTGTTATAAACTTCTTCTCATAGTCCTTTAAGGTTTCGTCCTATTATTTGTCAGTGATCATCGTGTTTATTGTGTGGAATGTTTGACAACTTTGGTTTCACATGTTGCCAACGTCAATTTGCCCCTTCCGATTTTCAGATTGTCATATCCTATTGGTGAATCAAGTAATGCAGCTAAGAATATCACAAGCTGATTATTAGAATTGAATAGACAATTATAAAAATAAGTAGAAGTCAGAATAAGAAACTCCAAAAGAATGTTCTATATATCCCAGTCAATTCAGTTACTTTGCAAGAATAGACTAGCTGAAACGAGTCCCAAGAAGGAAATGATTTGTTTTTAATATTGGGTCAAGTGAAAAGTGTATTTGGAATAACCGAATGAAGTGAATGGAAGTAGAAACCTGTCATTGAAGTTAGTCTTAGTTGGCTTTAGACTGTGATCTTACAGTCTTACCCACATAAAGATTTAAACCTAGTAGTGACTCTTACTCAAATAGGATGTAGAAACAACAGTTAAGTGGCACACATGAAGATTATGACACATTACCTCTGATGGACTAATAATTGATTTAGTTCATTTTTCGCTATGTTTACCTCTGCTTGGTCAAATTGTTAGCTAGAATAAACTAATAACCTCTCTTACCATAATTTAGGTATTTATTTCTAAATGGGAAAGCCAATAGTCACCAAATAACCCGCCCTAGTATTCATGTGCAATTTAGAGCTTGACAATCTCAACAAATATAGTACACAATGAGCACAGACAACTTGATGTTTCTTTCGTAACTTTACCAGACATGGCATTTTATATGCTTAGAAATCAGATCAGAGTAATATATTTCCTACCAACATAATTGTAAATTTCAGGTACAATTTGCATCATCCAAAATTTCTTCTGTTTCCATTTACTCTGATGGCTGAACCAGGATCAGTCCCATAACAAGGCCACACAATCAACTGTATCCTTCCCAGCTCAGGCACCATACTTACTGTACCCCAGATAGCACGAAGTTTCAATCTGTCAAAGAATTCTATGCTGATGTGTGGGAGAAGTGATGTAATTCACTTTCAACTAACAATCATCTTTTAGAAAAGGAACCAGAACCAAAAATAGTCCAGTTATGTGACTATCATCTTAGCAAATGAAGCTATACAATTCCTATGCTCAATTTCTATGCAAGGATTACTAAACCCTAAACAGCACACTGACTAAAAACGAAGAGCTCCTATCAATcagatataattaattattaatttcttaagtaaaaaaagagagagaagttaCTTCTCGGTCAGGTTCGAGTCCCCAAATGGATTTGAATCATTGGAGTAGCCAGATACTGCATTTGCTTTGAGCTTCTTCGCAACCTTCAGAGCCTAATGAAAACAATATTTTAAGGGATTTGAGAACTCCAACAAACCCTAGAAAGAAGTCCCAAAGCAAATAAAGCGTGGAGGAGAGAAAAGGACGGCACCTTCTTCTGGGCTTTCTTGGCCATGTACTCCAATACCTCCTCATCGGTGATATCCCTCGACGACCTCTTCTTCCGTCTTCCCCGCCGGTCCTCCGATCCGGAATCGAAGTAATCGCTGCCATCATCGTCGGAGCTCCGACGGCCACTGCTCCTCTTCTTCCGCCCCCTTCGGCTGCTGTCGCCGTCGCTGCTCCGGCGTCCGCTCCTCCCATGGGAAGAGCTCCGCCGCCTTCTCTGAGGCGAATCGGACGCCGTTTCAGACTCATCGTCgtcatccgacgatggcgatctcCCTCGCCGCCTCTCTCTCTTTCCATCGCCCTCGCCTTTGGCCATCGAATCGAAACCTCCTAATCCGCAGGTATAGAAGCACCGCCTTAATGACTTGGCCGAGTCCGGACTCGCTATTATTACAGAACGTCCATCCCGACGCGTGATCTGCCACTCATTTCACTTTAAGAGATGTGTGCTGACATGATTGACGTTGTTAAGATTCGCATCAAGATCACGGACTGTAACGGACCGAGTTAATCTGCGGCCCAAAGGCTACTGAGTTGGCCCGTTCTTGTTGAGGAAATCGCCCGAGCCGTAGCACCAAACTCGGGGTCTAACTCAAGGCTCGGACGATCAGGATCCATTAAATCAACAGCACGGGACGGTAGATATATGATTCGCATAAAAGCACGCGGACAACATAGTAATGAAGTGCTTCCTCGAGGCTTTCTTCCTCTATATATATGTCTTTCACCCGATGGCATCGCCTATATAACCCTCGAGTCGAAGTCCTCCATTGCAGACGGACATCTGCCTCTTTACCTCGTGGTCGCTCTCTTGCCTCGAGCGCACCAGCGGAGCTCTCTTTACCGTCGCTGAAGCCCCTGGGAGTCTGCTCTCGTCAGCGGCGGGCGGTGGATGAGATTAGGGTTCCGGCCGACGAGTTTTAGCCTAAAATCTCGCGATCAGAGGTCATTTCCTTCCGCTAACGCTCCCTATTATGCTGTCGTACGGGCGGGAATTAAAAGCCCCTTGTTTTAAACCTTCTTTATTTACTTTGTCTTGGATTTTGGTTTTGGCGTCAGTTGGATTTGAATGACCGGGAAGGAGCAAACTTTCCTTTGCTTTGATTTGATGGTTTGTGGAATGATATATGCGTTGTCGCGGTTGATATATGGAAACTTAGATGGTTTATCTGCTTGGATGTCAGGTTAAGGATTCTTTTTATACATGATAGAGTTAACTTTcaaatttctcctttttttttgttgttgcttaATTTCTTGATAATTACAACAGCCAAGGAAAGATATTTGATGAAGATTATTTCTGTTGGGAAACGGGAAGAGAAGTTATTTCTTAGGGCTTTGAACACGAAGTGTTCAAGAGTAAAACGGTGTCTTTGCTTCATGTTGGTCTTTGATGCTATATCCTAGCGCTTGATAGACTCTTGAAGAAAAGAGGTCCATTTTGTATCTTAGAAAGGGGTCCATGTTTTGTTTTCACTATATGATGCTCCTCTTCTTTGAATCAAGTGCAAAATTCAAAGCTCGCGCAGGAAGGGGCATGTTTTATATTATTGAAAAGTGGGGTTCTCCTTGGTCATTTTTAATAACTGGGTGTTTTCTTGTTAAATCACCCTTTGAAATAAGTGATAGTTGCATAAATGATCGAGGCACCACATGTTGTTGCCAtcaatgttcttttttttttccgacGCCATAGGCTTTGCTATTGGAATATGCCACAGTTGTGTTGAGGTTCTATTTAAGAAAGATTCTTGTGCATTGACATTGTTTACTAATTGTGTTGTTGTATGACTTGTATTCTTGGGATGATATTTATGTTTGTCCTTTATAGCATAGGAAAGTGGAATGTACACTATCCCTCAACATACTTTGATCACCATTCCTTTTTGCTTTGGTACTAATTCCACGTTATTACTATAAAAACATCCTTTGCTATTGGAATATGCAACAGTTGTGTTGAGGTTCTATTTAAGATAGATTCTTGTGCATTGACTTTGTTTACTATCTGTGTTGTTGTATGACTTATTTTCTTGGGATGGTCTTTATGCTTGCTCTTTATAGCATAGGAAAGTGCAATGTACACTATCCCTTAGCATACTTTGATCATCATTACTATAAAAACATCCTTTGGGTATCCAGATTCTGTGGTTCTTAATATAATTCTTCATGATATTAACTTTCTGGTAGAGGCCGATTTCTGAATATGTAAAAGGAGTTGTGCTCTATCTTCACATTGTAATGTACAggaaacaaaacaaccttcccttccttgtttttctttttcttattttgtagCCCtgagttttttgttttttaagtAATCTTTGATCATTGGCATGCTAAAATAGGCCATGGCCACATTTGAGTTGTACCGAAGGTCCTCCATTGGCATGTGCTTGACGGAAACCTTAGATGAGATGGTATCTACTGGAACTTTGAGCCCAGAGCTAGCTTATCAAGTGCTTGTGCAGTTTGATAAGGTAATGTGGTTTTTAACCCTTGACATTTCTTGTGGATAATTCTATTTTCAGTCATATTTATGAGTGCTCTTCTCTTTGGTATTGTCTCTTTCCAGTCTATGACAGAGGCCTTGGAGACCCAAGTGAAGAGCAAGGTTTCTGTCAAGGTATATATTTGCTGTTAGGTGTATTCTTTATCATGTATCCAAGTTTAGCAAAAAGGAAATTATGCTTGTTATGGTACTTGTGCCTTTAACCTTTTGTCAACTAGTCATTTGACCAAGACTGCTCTACAGTATCATGTCAAATGTGAGGTGTAACATTAACTGAAGTCTTTGCTATTATTTTTTGTTAATCTTGGATCCTGGACAGATTAATCCCACATCTGTCCGGGTCAAATTCTTGGACATCATTCCACAAGGATTTGAACCCAGAAGCTCTCCTAGATGAAGAAGGGACCAACCACATAGCTAATGCCTGAATTGTTTATGACAATGTTCCTTTAGATATAGTTATGTGCGACAAGTAGTTTCTTATATGTCATGCTTACGAGAGAACTTGTGGCCATATCAAGTAATTCTTATTCGTAGTGCTCTTGTTGCTTAAGCTTTGTTCAACTTTGGTATTTCTTGTTCAAATTATTCCTTTTCCTTTCCAGTGAGCAGCAGAAATTCATCAAAAATAGCCATAGATGCAGATTCAAATATAAGGAAATCTTTgtaaatattaagagtatactttcAACAATCAACTTTGAAAAATTAACTCCAAATGAATTCCACTTCTTAGCTTACTTTATACTCACGATCTCCTTGAAAGCAGCAACAAGTTGCTGTAAGTTCCAGTAATCAGCGAGTGCCTTTCATTGTTTTCTGTCGGTGTTTTTTACCTTCGTATAGCGGGAACAATATGTAGAATGAGGTCCACCCTTTAGCATCCTGTAGGGGTGTTCCAATCGAACCAAAAAACCTAACTGAATCGGAATTAAACCAGAACTGAACTGATCCGAAACCGGTTTGGCCTGTACATCAATAGTTTGGTTTTGAAAGCTACAAACAGTTCTGATTCCGGATGCTGTTCTTCAGTTTGGTTAACTAGTTCGGATTGAACCAAACTTATTTTGCAAAATTTCCTTGGGTACTTGGGTTCCATGAATTGGTGATCAAATGGGTGTACAAGATTACTGTTGGCTCAAGTTCAATATTACAATTTCACAAATCTTATCATGTTGGTTCAAGTTGACTAAGATTTCGATTCGGTTTAACTGgttcatttgaaatatatatattttttaaattacttgAAATTACAAACTGGTTAACTAAATTGGATTAATTGATTTTGAATCGGTTCGGTAAAGGTAAGGTTGGTTTGAATCAGTTCGGACTTACCTTACTTTAATCGAACCAAATCATATATCGGTTCAGTTTGGTTCAGCCCTTAATGATTCGGTTTGAACCACTTTGAACAACCATAGTATTCCTTTCTAACCTTTTGTATCTCCCTCCCTCTATTTATTCAATATGGTAGGCTGTTACTTAAACACatcttttatttttgcatttcttTATCTGTCTGTCTTAAAAGCCTGATTTGATTGATCTTAAAAATTTGAGTCACTGGTTCTCtctgttttattattttttaattttaatttttatatttttggttTTTAAAGTGAGGAACATTTCCATCTTGTTTAAGCCGAATATATCATGATGTTCCCATGAATTTTTCTTCACTCACACTTCTCTCAACCTCTATATTTCTCTCTTTTTCATCCTACCCCTTCTTTTTGTCATCTTTGTTCATCAGTGTTCTCTCTTTTCATTCTGTCAGCAATTTAGAAAATGATTTTCTTGcttccccatctctctctctcatctttttgTTTTTCACTTGCCTGCAAGCATATGTGGATGTGATGGCATACATGACTGCTAGTCATTGAATTGGCTGTTCCCCCAGTAAGGCAATCATTGCTTGCGATCACATATATTATTACTAATTTCTTGCCTATGTCATATAGCTAAATAAATGAACAACTCTTTGTTCAAACATCATTGCTGAAGGCATGCTTATTGTCAACTGTTGAATTTTCATAGTGTCTTAGGAGATATTAGGAGTCTAAGGACCAGTTGTGGATCATTTGTTTTCATCCATCTATACCAAATTTCAAACTTGGGGTGTTAACAGGTCCAGTAATGCCTGTTGTCATTGGAAGCAGTAGATCCTAATTTGGGCCAGACTCTAGAACTGTCTAAAACAAATCTGGCCTGGCACTGACCTCGACATGAATACGACTTGCTGAAATTGGGCCTAAGTTAGGTCTTTTTATCCTTCTTTTCCCTTCTAAACTGATACACTTAGTGCCTGTAAACAAATGCAGATTGATTTTACCACAAATTTAACCCCTTAATTTTGCTCTTTGCTCTGTTTCTAGTTTTATCTTGAGCTCTGTTCTTCATTTTGTTAGCAATTTATGACTAAGATATCATTAAGTGTATATTATCATGTTttatatatttgaaatgtgtaggtATGTAATATATGGGACCAATGTTAGGATGCTTTGGTACATGGTCACTTGTTTTGAACTTATCCATGTGGATAATTTGTAAATGTCCTACATGCATCTATGCAGTGCACATACAACACATTTGCTACTAAACCTTATTGAACTTTTCTAGTTTTATCTTGAGCTCTGTTCTTCATTTTGTTAGCAATTTATGACTAAGATATCATTAAGTGTATATTATCATgttttatatatttgatatgtGTAGGTATGTAATATATGGGACCAATGTTAGGGTGCTTTGGTACATGGTCACTTGTTTTGAACTTATCCATGTGGATAATTTGTAAATGTCCTACATGCATCTATGCAGTGCACATACAACACATTTGCTACTAAACCTTATTGAACTTTTCTGTTAATTAAGAATCTTTTTTCCACTTGTCTCAAATGTGCATGTTTTGCAATGAAGTTGAGTTAGTCAACTGGAAAATTCTGTATACTCTTGATTATTTAAGTGTACCAGATAGGAATTTTTTATGAGCTTATATACTTTCCTATGGCATGGGTATCTCGTCACTGTGTCCACATATTACTGTTGTGCTTTGTGTGTCTGCAATATACAGTACTTTCATCCTTGATTAAATTATGCTGGTTAAGTTTTACAAAGACAATTTATCTTGCTCCATGTCTTGGCCTCGCTGCATTACCGGTACTTATAGGTACTTTTGTTGATTTCACATTATTGATTTGGCAAATTCTCTCATAGTAAACCACCTTTTGTTTTAGTCATTTCCGGATACATAATGACCAGTTTAGAAATTGTCGTGGGTATGGAACTATTGTTATGTGGGGTTCCCATTAGTTTTATTAGAATGTAGAACTGCTTTCCGCTTGCCTCTTAAACTTGTATTCTTCCTCGTCACTCCTATTTGTTGTCCCATCTTTTTCAGGTCCATTGGTTCCTTCTAACTGTTGGAAGTTTATATAGCTATCCTATCGTGTGCTTGTTATGCTGACCTATAAGTTAAACTTTTGTAGTGCCTTCTCACGTGAACGTTATACTTAAATATCATTGCATGGGCATATCCAATTTCTGCACTTTCTACTGGCCAAATCGCTTGTCATAAAAAAATTTCTAGGAAGTACTGTATCAACCTTAAGGGAACTAATTGTCACACCCTCATTTTTTAGTCTGTTCTTTGTTATCAAACCTGTCAATTCGGAAACCTGATATCTTTTTTCCTTTTGGGTAATGCTCTTGTGCAGGGTCATCTGCACACCTACAGGTTTTGTGACAATGTGTGGACATTCATCTTgcaagatgcagttttcaaaagtGAGGACCGCCTGGAACAAGTGAAGAGAGTGAAGATTGTTGCTTGTGACTCCAAGTTGCTTACACAGTGAGAGTACCCGTCTTTCCTACTTTCTTAGCAGTGACCATGATTATGCATGTAAATTTTTCTGTTTCTGGACCAACCGGCGGATACCATTCCCTGTGCGAAACTCATCGTCTGGGGCAAAGACCTGTCAGATGAATTTAATTTTATCTTGAAAACATTGAAATCTCTGGAGAAGGTTTCAAAATTGAATGGTCTTTTCCGTTTCAGTATCTTGGTGTTGTGTTGAGATGAAGGATGATGGAAGGTCTTAAACCATGAGCCATCACAGTTCATCCAATTGGTATTGGTGTCTACCATTGACAGAAGGTATAATTACTGGCCGGTATTAGTTATCAATAAAAAACCTCATCTGATCACCCTCTTTATTTCTCTTGAATGCTTTGCTGAGGCCATGTTGTCCACAGTCTCAGACCAGCCTGAAGCAAGCAAACCACTAGCTTCAGAAGACATGTTTTTGTGCCACTTCTATCTGTAAAGCATCCTGAGATCAAATTGCAAGGACTGGTATGCCTTCATGATATATGAGTTGGATCCTATGTTCAAAATGTCAACTCACTGTTGTCCACTTCTCACCCAAGTATGGGGACATCGATCTAAATCTCTCTCCTAGATGTGGAGATGGAGAGACATGACATCATGTGAGAAGGTTACTGTGTGCCCCTAAAAACATCCAAACCTATCAGTCTTTTAGTTCTCTGCATCAGACAAGTAAGCCTTCTCCAACAGTTAAAAGCATCAGAGTCCTGACAGCACTTGCATTGGAGCCATCTCATTGTAGTTATCCATGTGGTCACTGTAGTCAATGGAAATCATGTGATCCTTAAGAAGAGATGGCACAGTCATTTACCTATAACAAATCATTTGGTTCTCTTACTCTATGATGCTTCTGACTTGAGAAATCAAATTAAATGGTATGATCCATAGAGTTGCTGTTTGTCCCATCCTTCCATCAACATCCATTTAATAGAACAACACATGGATGCAGAAAAACCCATTGTCATCACTGTGACTGCAAGTTGTGGATGACAAGTCACCTAGGCAATGGATGATGAGCATGGATGCCATTGTCTCATCACTGTCATGTTGGAGGTGTGATGGTGTGCAAAATGTGCACAAAGCTAGGTTGGCTCTTGTTCCCATTATGTGACACAATCAATCTTTTCAAGAGAAAGTTTGATGAGGCTTTCCTTCAAATGGATCTGATGGAAGACCTTTCTTGTCCACTGAGAACACTTGGTGACAAATATTTGTCTATAGGTGCTGTTTTCCTAAGACACCATGAAAGCTCTCAAATTTTGTATAGAGCAAGTTAGGGTAGTGTATAGGCTTTCAATTGACCATCCCAATCATTGAGAATTCTGAAAGGTGTTAATTTGGAGTCCTTGACTCAAAGATTACATGCCACTGATGTTGTCACAGTCAAAGTCTGAAAACCACATGAGccaatagaaaatatattttggGAGGTGGATGATAATTCATATATGAAACTATCAAGAATTGAAAGAGCCGAGTGATATATATTAGTTTTGACTAATAATTCAAGAGGTTTAAGTTTTTTGAGTTATACTGGTATTTAATCCTGGCCATGTTAGCTCTGATGAATCCGACTCAATTTTGAGTTCAATGAATTAAACATTGACATGGTATCAAAGATAAGATTACCACAGTCCTAATCAATTCTTAATAAATGATAGGAACAAAGAAACATCCAATGGTAAGCATGACATGACATGAATGAAGAGTAGTTATTGGAAAGAAGAAATAGAAAGGGCAAAGGTAAATGATATAAATGGGAACTTCGCTGTACTTGGAGAAGTCTATGAATTTTTTTTGTAGTATATGCTGGGCTCAGATCTCAATTGGGTTGACTGCTTTTGTTAGTCTCACAGAAGTGGGAAATATGTTATTGGTCAGTTGGCTCATCTGTCGTGATAACTTGAACCATATCGGTGGATATGAATCagataatataaataatagtAATTAGGTTTGTTACGGTCAGAATGAGGTAACTGACCAATAATTCAATTTTGATCTCTCAATCACGGACCAAAATGTTTAATCGGGAGTTAatatagtatactcatcagacctatataagtcaatcatacaaattATCCACTTCCGacgtgggactaatgagatgttacaaGATCACTCTAACCTCGCTTGACCTAACATATATTATGGTCTAACCCGACCAATTTAGCACTCGGGTTTCGAATTTTATAGTAGGTTTAGATATCCTTTAATAAGATAAACTCATAGTTCATGTATCTAAGTAAGTAGTTAGTCAGATTTTACGTAGGATAGTATCTTTTAAAAGATAAATGAGAGTTTACTatcaatcatcaaaatctgtACTAGTTACTCAATAtcgtaaaaaaattattagatgagAGTTTTAGTTCTCAACTCATTTACTATCAAACATAGCAACCAGTAAGACTCATTCATTCATGTGATTTGCAAGTCAAAATaaacatcctctctctctctctctctctctctctctctctctctctctgggaaaCTTGTTTTGTGGGGAATCAATGGCTATAGAATAATTCTTCTCGGAGCTGGGAACTGTTCTGCATCAATTTAAAGCTTTTGCTTGAAGTGGTTATGAAGATGGAGGATTAAATAGATGAACTTGCAAAATACTTTGATTAAGGAGTTCTCACTCTTTGTCCTATTCTTTGACTTTGTAGCAATAGTGATGCTTATTTAGATGCTCACGCTATTAGGAGCTTCCTTTTTGCACACCTTTACTTGCTATGTTagctttaatttaaataaaatagtatatatatatatatatatttacttgaGTATAATAATGTTCACAATTTCTTTTTGATTGACTTGTGACCCTATTAGATTATAGAAAACCTTTCATTTATAGAAATTGTATATGACTAGTTTTCTTATTTGATATGATTAGTTTTCCTATATGATATGACTTTTCCATTGTTAaagtatatatataaagttattagaaaagATTGAAAAAATTAGATGTTTCCTTTCGTGGATAATTACGCTTAGATTCGATATATATTAAATGACAAAGGATTATgtaaaataaatagatatattgTAAGAAGACGTATTGTGGTTAGAGGACATCAAGAGATAAAAGAACATCATAGGCTTTCAatacatatttaaatatttttgattAAATTAAGGATGAACGAAAGAAAGAGATTCATATAATCACATTATATATTatggtttattattattatcgatgAATTTTGGATGAATCCACACAGTTGAAATGGATGAGTAAGCAAAAGTTGAAATGGAAAGATTATATTATACTCATTTTTCTTgcattttattgatgataaaattataCTTGTTTCATCATATGTGTCCCATTAAAAATGGCATGTAAGCCTTGGCTAGCAAGTAACCTATTATGTGACACTAGCTTTCCAATTTCTTACATGTGTGGTGGGCACAaccacatgaagaagaagaagaagtccatcaattaattgaattgaattgaattgatgAAGGGAAGGGCAGGACAATGGACCAAATTATTGTGAGGGTGTTGAGGCATCATCAATCCATAGAGGAGGAGTTTTGTGTCCTCCCATTTGCTTCTGCTTTGGAGTTTGGGCTGTTGCCCCTCCCTTAAGCAAGTAGGGATGTGATAAATATGTCTGTTAAAGTTAGGGAAAGAGGTGAAGAAAAAGGTGCCTTGTGAATCCAACCCAATCAACACAAATCATTTACACCTACCTCTACATTACATGCTGCCTGTTTTATAAGGATTGGGAGCATGAATTGATGATTCCAACTTGGATTGCTATTGGATCAGGTTCAGTTCAATTGTAGATCCATCAGAGCTGAATCTTGTTGCTTACCAAAATATTGTTGCTTGATCTCAGGGCACTTTTTAGAGTTGGAGTAATAAATATTCCTTGTAGATTAGATATCTTATCCATTTAAATTAGATTtttgatagaaaaataaatattcgaATCTAATTTGGATTTGGATTACCAAAGTATTTCTAGTTGTTCCATCTCATGGTAGCTTTTAGAATAGAATAGTATTCGAGATCAAATATCCAAATGTATACTACTCACTTAAATTGAGTTCAAATATCTTCCAATTGAATTTGAACATAGAAATAAATACTTGAGTTAGGATTTAGTTTAATAAGTCGATTTTTTTCATGATTACTCAAATATATCAACTCTCCTAAATTAGAGTTGTCTAAACTTTTTTAGAATTAGATTAGTGCTTTTGGTTAGGTATATTTTGGGTAtccaaatatattttaaattggaTTCAAATATGGTTCGATCAAatttagataacaaataaaatttaggTCGAATTCATATTTCAATATTATTTTCATGGTTACTCAAAtagcttattttttttaaataataataatattattatttatccgACCCTTTTTATTAAGATAGAATATGAATCTTATTCTGagttaataaacatattaaaaaatttattattattattattattattattatcgtgaTCATCAAATGAGTGCACGTATATTGATGAGGTTGCCATGTCTCAATCACGACGGATCATGTCCTCAAGGTGATG is a window from the Musa acuminata AAA Group cultivar baxijiao chromosome BXJ2-1, Cavendish_Baxijiao_AAA, whole genome shotgun sequence genome containing:
- the LOC135598668 gene encoding transcription initiation factor IIA subunit 2, whose protein sequence is MATFELYRRSSIGMCLTETLDEMVSTGTLSPELAYQVLVQFDKSMTEALETQVKSKVSVKGHLHTYRFCDNVWTFILQDAVFKSEDRLEQVKRVKIVACDSKLLTQ